The proteins below come from a single Caulobacter flavus genomic window:
- the rpmA gene encoding 50S ribosomal protein L27, whose product MAHKKSGGSSSNGRDSESKRLGVKKFGGEKVLAGNILVRQRGTKFYPGANVGIGKDHTLFALVEGAVGFVTKKHNRTYVTVAPVAQAAE is encoded by the coding sequence ATGGCTCACAAGAAATCTGGCGGCTCGTCGAGCAACGGTCGCGACTCGGAATCGAAGCGCCTTGGCGTAAAGAAGTTCGGCGGCGAGAAGGTTCTCGCCGGCAACATCCTCGTCCGTCAGCGCGGCACCAAGTTCTACCCGGGCGCCAACGTCGGCATCGGCAAGGATCACACCCTCTTCGCCCTCGTCGAAGGCGCCGTGGGCTTCGTGACCAAGAAGCACAACCGTACCTACGTGACCGTGGCCCCGGTGGCCCAGGCCGCCGAATAG
- the rplU gene encoding 50S ribosomal protein L21: MYAVIKTGGKQYRVQAGDLLVVEKLDGQPGAEVAFGEVLLLGEGEAVTVGAPTVDGAVVNATLIETRKGEKVKIFKKIRRQGYRRTRGHRQTETVLRVTSVAGAGKESKWDGTIDLTPKVILDARARGLGDAAVPFTIPEAPAAKAEAAAPKKKAAPKKAAAPAPEAEA; the protein is encoded by the coding sequence ATGTACGCGGTCATCAAAACCGGCGGCAAGCAGTACCGGGTCCAAGCCGGCGACCTGCTGGTCGTCGAGAAGCTCGACGGTCAACCTGGCGCGGAAGTCGCCTTTGGCGAAGTTCTGCTGCTGGGCGAAGGCGAGGCCGTGACGGTCGGCGCCCCCACCGTTGACGGCGCCGTCGTCAACGCCACCCTGATCGAAACCCGCAAGGGCGAGAAGGTGAAGATCTTCAAGAAGATCCGCCGTCAGGGCTACCGCCGCACCCGCGGTCACCGCCAGACCGAAACGGTCCTGCGCGTGACGTCGGTCGCCGGCGCCGGCAAGGAAAGCAAGTGGGACGGCACGATCGACCTGACCCCGAAGGTCATCCTCGACGCCCGCGCCCGCGGTCTCGGCGACGCCGCCGTGCCCTTCACCATCCCGGAAGCTCCGGCCGCCAAGGCTGAAGCCGCCGCTCCGAAGAAGAAGGCCGCGCCGAAGAAGGCCGCCGCCCCCGCTCCGGAAGCTGAAGCTTAA